In Formosa haliotis, the sequence TGACCTTCGCGTCTTGTATAAAACTTGCCGCATATTCTGCCAATTGTTTGTTTATCGACACTTTACTATTACTTCCTGCAAAAACTATTATTTCTTTCATATGTATATCATTTAACTGTTGTATATACAAATGTAGTGAAATTTTATTTAGTTTCCAAGGAATATATTTCCATGTAATAAACTATCATAATCATAAATTTGGCTTTACTTTTTTGAAACTTTCGTACTTTAGCGTTAAAATCTTTTTACATGGATATCAACTTCAATAAAAACGAAGATCATAATAAATTATTAGTATCAGACTTAAGAAGTCGTTTTGCCAAAGTCAGTCTTGGTGGCGGACCAAAGCGGATAGAGAAACTTCATAGTAAAGGAAAGCTAACGGCTAGAGAACGTATAGATTATTTGTTAGATCCAAAATCTAAAAGTATAGAAATTGGAGCCTTCGCTGGAGAAGATATGTACCCTGAACATGGCGGTTGCCCTTCTGGAGGCGTCGTAGTAAAAATAGGTTATATAAAAGGAAAGCAATGTATTGTTGTTGCCAATGATGCCACGGTTAAGGCTGGTGCTTGGTTTCCAATAACTGGAAAGAAAAACTTACGAGCCCAAGAAATTTCTATAGAAAACCGTTTGCCTATTATTTATTTAGTGGATAGTGCAGGTGTGTATTTACCCCTTCAAGATGAAATATTCCCAGACAAAGAACATTTCGGGCGTATATTTAGAAATAATGCGATTATGAGCAGTATGGGAATTACCCAAATCTCTGCTGTTATGGGAAGTTGTGTAGCAGGTGGTGCCTATTTGCCAATTATGAGCGACGAAGCTTTAATTGTAGATAAAACAGCGAGTATTTTCTTGGCTGGGAGTTATTTGGTTAAAGCTGCTATTGGAGAATCTATAGATAATGAAACTTTAGGTGGAGCTACAACCCATTGCGAGATTAGTGGGGTTACAGACTATAAAGCTAAGGATGATAAAGATGCCTTAGATAAAATAAAATTTATTATCGATAAAATTGGGGATTACGATAAAGCCGGTTTTAATCGTGTAGTATCCTTAAAACCAAAAGCTGAACAGAAAGATATATACGGCATTCTTCCTAAAAGTAGAGCCGATCAATACGATATGAAAGACATCATTAAACGATTAGTCGATAACTCTGAATTCGAAGAATATAAAGAAGGTTACGGCAAAACAATTATTACTGCCTACGCTAGAATTGACGGTTGGGCCGTTGGTATTGTTGCGAATCAACGTCAGTTAGTAAAAACAAAAAAAGGAGAAATGCAGTTTGGAGGTGTTATTTATAACGATAGCGCCGACAAAGCCACGCGGTTTATAGCAAATTGTAATCAGAAAAAAATTCCTTTAGTGTTCTTACAAGATGTTACCGGTTTTATGGTAGGATCTAAATCTGAGCACGGCGGAATTATAAAAGATGGTGCTAAAATGGTTAATGCAGTAAGTAACTCGGTGGTACCAAAATTTACCATAATTATTGGAAATAGTTACGGTGCTGGAAATTATGCCATGTGTGGTAAGGCTTACGACCCGAGGTTAATTGTAGCTTGGCCAAGTGCCGAACTGGCTGTAATGAGCGGAAATTCTGCCGCCAAAGTCTTATTACAAATAGAAACAGCCTCTTTAAAAGCGAAAGGCGAAATTATAACTCCGGAAAAAGAAGAAGAACTATTTAATAAAATAAAATCACGTTACGACAAGCAAGTTTCCCCATACTATGCTGCCTCTAGACTATGGACCGATGGTATTATCGATCCGCTAGATACAAGAACATGGATTTCTATGGGAATTGAAGCCGCCAACCACGCTCCTATCGAAAAGAAATTTAATTTAGGAGTAATACAAGTGTAGTGCTTCGTTAGAATAGTTTGAAAACAGAATACCGTAAACAGCCATTTTAATATACCCTACTAAATATGTTTATGCAGTATTGATTGATATCGACACGCTAAAATTGAGCACTTCAAAACGACCTTAGCTTAAAATTTCTCAACATTTCAAGCAAAAGAGCCAACTGACTTCTATTAATTGTACTTCATAGTTTTGGTGTTTACTCACATCAAAATCATAAAATTAGGCCTGTGTTTAGTTCTTGTCTAGTCTAGTTTTTATTCTATCCCATACGAAGTGTGTAATATTATAGTTCAAACAAATCTTAACTATACTATGACACACAATTTCGTTTTAACAACTATTTTTTTGTTTTCCTTTTTTAGTTTACAGGCACAGGATTGGAAAGACATTCCCATTCCTGCAGATCCAGGAGAAGATAAAATTTGGGAACTACAGGAAAATGTTTCAGACGATTTTAACTACACGTTTGATGCTAGCTCAGGAAAAACAGATTTTGGAAACAATAAGTGGTATAACTTTTACCACAATGCTTGGGATGGTCCTGGGACGACCTATTGGAAATACAATCACGTTTGGGTAGATGGATCAGATTTGCTCATAACGTCTTCGCGATGGAGTCAAACAAATGAAGACTTGCCTAAAACCAATGCGCCAAACAAAATGGGTAAACCTAATGACGGTATAAACGCAGGCTGCATAACCTCTAACAACAAAGTAGTTTATCCCGTTTTTGTTGAAGCTAGCGTAAGCGTTGCCAACATTGCACTTGCTTCCGATGTTTGGCTATTGAGTCCAGACGACACTCAAGAAATTGATATTATAGAATGCTATGGTGGCGCCGATAGCAATAACGCTTTTTTTGCAAAAGATATTCATTTAAGTCATCATTCATTTATACGTAACCCATTTCAAGATTACCAACCTAGAGGCAAAAACACTTGGTACACACGAAGTGATATCACAACCTCTTGGGGTGATTATTGTTGGAATAATGGCGAAAGAAAATATGTGAATATTGGGGTAAACTGGATAAGTCCATTTCATTTTGAATATTATATTGATGGCGAATTAGTTCGCGTACTTTACGACAAAGCTTCAGCGACAAAAAGGGAGACACTTGGTATTACACCTACCCTAGTATGACCAACGGAAAGCTGGATTTTGATTCTAATGGTTACCAACCGAAAATCCATTTGCGACATCATCAAGCTATGCATTTAGCACGTTACAAAATGCTAGCAACACCTCATCAGTAAGTATAATCGATCCTTATAATTATCAAAACGGTCAAGGATTTAGTAAAGAATTAGACATTATTATAAATGTAGAATCACAAAACTGGCATGTAGACGCAGGCAGAACACCAAGCGATGCTCTACTAGACGACCCCAGCAAAAACACCATGAAGGTGGATTGGATTCGGGTTTACAAGCCTACTAATAAGTTAAGTACAGAAATACCAACGTCATCCAAGGCTATTCATATCTATCCTGTTCCGGCAAATCAAACGCTACATATTAAAAGCGAACAAAAATAGATGACATAAAAATATATAATGCTTTAGGAGTTATGGTGTATCAACAAACTACATCGACAGAATCAATCCCTCTTGATCAATTACATACTGGGGTTTATTTTATAAGCATAAAC encodes:
- a CDS encoding acyl-CoA carboxylase subunit beta: MDINFNKNEDHNKLLVSDLRSRFAKVSLGGGPKRIEKLHSKGKLTARERIDYLLDPKSKSIEIGAFAGEDMYPEHGGCPSGGVVVKIGYIKGKQCIVVANDATVKAGAWFPITGKKNLRAQEISIENRLPIIYLVDSAGVYLPLQDEIFPDKEHFGRIFRNNAIMSSMGITQISAVMGSCVAGGAYLPIMSDEALIVDKTASIFLAGSYLVKAAIGESIDNETLGGATTHCEISGVTDYKAKDDKDALDKIKFIIDKIGDYDKAGFNRVVSLKPKAEQKDIYGILPKSRADQYDMKDIIKRLVDNSEFEEYKEGYGKTIITAYARIDGWAVGIVANQRQLVKTKKGEMQFGGVIYNDSADKATRFIANCNQKKIPLVFLQDVTGFMVGSKSEHGGIIKDGAKMVNAVSNSVVPKFTIIIGNSYGAGNYAMCGKAYDPRLIVAWPSAELAVMSGNSAAKVLLQIETASLKAKGEIITPEKEEELFNKIKSRYDKQVSPYYAASRLWTDGIIDPLDTRTWISMGIEAANHAPIEKKFNLGVIQV
- a CDS encoding T9SS type A sorting domain-containing protein encodes the protein MKIYNALGVMVYQQTTSTESIPLDQLHTGVYFISINANNKTTTKRFVVQH